A window from Streptomyces sp. NBC_00271 encodes these proteins:
- a CDS encoding FABP family protein: MFDPAPEYPYPDVHRSDEAPTPHALLAPVIGLLGTWHGRGHGGYPTLAGEFAYAQEVTFSHDGRPFLRYEARAWLLDADGTPLRPSARESGWWRLQPDGRVEALITQPTGIAEIAVGRAADNTVDLSTHEVALTPTAKEVNATRRTYALIDDDTLTFVHELAAVGQPLQHHLSATLRRRG, from the coding sequence GTGTTCGACCCCGCACCGGAGTATCCGTACCCCGACGTCCACCGATCGGATGAAGCGCCCACCCCGCACGCGCTTCTCGCGCCGGTGATCGGACTCCTGGGTACCTGGCACGGGCGCGGTCACGGCGGGTATCCCACGCTCGCCGGGGAGTTCGCGTACGCGCAGGAGGTCACCTTCAGCCACGACGGCCGCCCCTTCCTCCGCTACGAGGCCCGGGCCTGGCTGCTGGACGCCGACGGCACACCGCTGCGCCCGTCGGCTCGGGAGAGCGGCTGGTGGCGGCTCCAGCCCGACGGCCGGGTGGAGGCCCTGATCACCCAGCCCACCGGCATCGCCGAGATCGCCGTCGGCCGAGCGGCCGACAACACGGTCGACCTCTCCACCCACGAGGTGGCCCTCACGCCCACGGCCAAGGAGGTCAACGCAACCCGCCGGACCTACGCCCTGATCGACGACGACACGCTCACGTTCGTCCACGAGCTCGCGGCGGTGGGGCAGCCGTTGCAGCACCACCTCTCGGCGACGCTGCGGCGCAGGGGGTAG
- a CDS encoding protein kinase produces the protein MPTAQHLVINRRGSTVWEVESPRGHYAVKLGYPIEATADWPAQPWTALAPAREGAVLHRLGFDEIAYGEWERGTWNFQPWHEGPDLYRLWEPCRGRDSSVAPHTSVALGCVEALAELHAKGWAHGDVQPAHFIVGPERTHLIDLALAQGGQVPEGYDFPFRGCLVHYEAPEIARSVLATGEAVPTQEADIYALGASLLISATGWRAVEYPDDAPRPVQREAVANGRRRPVKAPGELGELIDAMLSHAPEDRPTIYEVGKALS, from the coding sequence ATGCCCACGGCTCAGCACCTGGTCATCAACCGTCGGGGCTCCACGGTCTGGGAGGTGGAGAGCCCTCGGGGCCACTACGCCGTGAAGCTCGGCTATCCGATCGAGGCCACGGCCGACTGGCCCGCCCAGCCCTGGACCGCGCTCGCGCCCGCACGCGAGGGTGCCGTGCTGCATCGCCTCGGCTTCGATGAGATCGCGTACGGCGAATGGGAGCGCGGAACGTGGAACTTCCAGCCGTGGCATGAAGGGCCGGACCTGTACAGGCTGTGGGAGCCATGCCGCGGGCGAGACTCGTCCGTCGCGCCGCACACCAGCGTGGCGCTGGGATGTGTGGAAGCGCTGGCCGAGCTCCACGCGAAGGGCTGGGCACACGGTGATGTGCAGCCCGCGCACTTCATCGTCGGGCCGGAACGGACGCACCTCATCGACCTCGCCCTTGCCCAGGGCGGACAAGTGCCCGAGGGGTACGACTTCCCCTTCCGCGGCTGCCTCGTCCACTACGAGGCACCGGAGATCGCTCGCAGCGTGCTCGCCACCGGTGAGGCCGTGCCCACGCAGGAAGCCGACATCTACGCACTCGGCGCCTCCCTGCTCATCTCTGCCACAGGCTGGCGGGCGGTCGAGTACCCGGACGACGCTCCGCGCCCCGTACAGCGAGAAGCAGTGGCGAACGGTCGGCGTCGTCCCGTGAAGGCGCCCGGTGAGCTGGGCGAGCTGATCGACGCGATGCTCAGCCACGCTCCGGAAGATCGACCCACCATCTACGAGGTGGGCAAAGCCCTGAGCTGA
- a CDS encoding glycine-rich domain-containing protein yields MTATANDQKTGRAVAGEELFESLAHFVVIHNGQSSERAERIADQAVAFLITAATATVPMVPSDDVDFGLHALILHTKEYAELCEKYAGRFLHHSPMPGGGARDPERVAASVRAMKAAGFTVFDDLWTVNGTNLAQCDSDCGRPYGRA; encoded by the coding sequence ATGACGGCAACGGCGAACGACCAGAAGACCGGTCGCGCGGTGGCTGGTGAGGAGCTGTTCGAGAGCCTCGCCCACTTCGTGGTCATCCACAACGGGCAGTCATCCGAGCGTGCCGAGCGGATCGCGGACCAGGCGGTCGCGTTCTTGATCACAGCGGCCACCGCCACCGTCCCCATGGTCCCGTCGGACGACGTGGACTTCGGCCTCCACGCACTCATCCTGCACACGAAGGAGTACGCCGAGCTGTGCGAGAAGTACGCGGGCCGCTTCCTGCACCACAGCCCGATGCCGGGTGGAGGGGCCCGTGATCCTGAAAGGGTCGCCGCCTCGGTGCGCGCCATGAAGGCGGCCGGGTTCACGGTCTTCGACGACCTCTGGACCGTCAACGGCACGAACCTCGCACAGTGCGACTCGGACTGTGGCCGACCGTACGGTCGGGCGTAG
- a CDS encoding NUDIX hydrolase, with protein MEWKTHGERQIYTNKWVNLCLVDVQQPDGRRWEYHVVRLRHLAVAAVVNDRQEVLMMWRHRFITNSWAWELPMGLVEDDETPEEAAAREVLEETGWRPGPVKPLIYAEPANGITDSQHHVFRADGATYVGPPTEKNESDRIEWIPLSEVRGMIDRREIVSSGSLVGLLYLLMDEAFR; from the coding sequence ATGGAGTGGAAGACCCACGGAGAGCGTCAGATCTACACCAACAAGTGGGTGAATCTGTGTCTGGTCGACGTCCAGCAACCTGACGGACGCAGGTGGGAGTACCACGTCGTTCGCCTCCGGCACCTAGCCGTAGCTGCGGTGGTCAACGATCGCCAGGAGGTGCTGATGATGTGGCGTCACCGCTTCATCACGAACTCCTGGGCTTGGGAGTTGCCTATGGGCCTGGTCGAAGACGATGAGACCCCGGAGGAGGCGGCAGCCCGCGAAGTCCTGGAGGAGACGGGCTGGCGGCCCGGTCCCGTAAAGCCCCTGATCTACGCCGAGCCGGCCAACGGGATCACCGACTCTCAGCATCATGTCTTCCGTGCGGACGGCGCGACCTACGTCGGGCCGCCGACGGAGAAGAACGAGTCTGACCGCATCGAGTGGATCCCCCTGAGCGAAGTACGGGGCATGATCGACCGCCGCGAGATTGTGAGCAGCGGGTCTCTGGTCGGTCTCCTCTACCTGCTCATGGACGAAGCGTTCCGCTGA
- a CDS encoding TetR/AcrR family transcriptional regulator, with product MIRAEKMDLRREAGQRTRDGLQTAALELLAQRGQEGVTLREITDRAGANVAAVSYHFGSLKKLCDTAIEHALERYLDDKILELDSLASTATLHEVAAAFARPMVRALAAGGQDLDVMRTVARVGIDPPQGWHRLDGKFDQSRRAAVRVLAPNLPGVDEQELIFRTRCAAGLLNWLALAPIGTELAAMSAEQIERQLVPVVAGAFRGDAPASR from the coding sequence ATGATACGGGCGGAAAAGATGGACCTACGCCGGGAGGCCGGTCAGCGCACACGGGACGGCCTCCAGACGGCCGCCCTGGAGTTGCTCGCGCAGCGAGGCCAGGAGGGCGTGACACTCCGCGAGATCACAGATCGCGCCGGAGCCAACGTCGCCGCGGTGAGCTACCACTTCGGGTCACTGAAGAAGCTGTGCGACACGGCGATCGAGCACGCGTTGGAACGGTATCTGGACGACAAGATCCTGGAACTCGATTCCCTCGCCTCCACTGCGACACTCCATGAAGTGGCGGCGGCGTTCGCCCGGCCGATGGTGCGCGCACTGGCGGCCGGCGGGCAAGACCTGGACGTGATGCGGACGGTGGCGCGCGTCGGCATCGATCCGCCCCAGGGGTGGCATCGGCTGGATGGCAAGTTCGACCAGAGTCGCCGGGCGGCCGTCCGGGTACTGGCACCGAACCTTCCCGGAGTCGACGAGCAGGAACTGATCTTCCGTACGCGATGCGCAGCCGGCCTGCTGAACTGGCTCGCGCTGGCACCCATCGGCACCGAGCTGGCCGCCATGTCCGCCGAGCAGATCGAGCGGCAACTGGTTCCCGTGGTGGCCGGGGCGTTCCGCGGGGACGCCCCCGCCAGCCGCTGA
- a CDS encoding nuclear transport factor 2 family protein, with protein MRRIPNPEYQPGGTRHEAAQPEVDHRRGRGSCPGWSFHRRCAVTGDPAHNGAAVHSDTAAPTLTARQLAKLPLTDRHLTKHEKANLAIVLRDYYVAEGSHIDVPTFVNSFTKDGVFNDMVAGQAYRGEALGSVLPYMKGLFSNVHRDLKRITVNGDVVSIELSIQGTFDGQLASPTGGVVKGNGHKVDAPTADFWYLKNGKVKTFNCFVGYSKMYHDMGVDFDWASAVNKH; from the coding sequence TTGCGACGGATCCCGAATCCTGAGTACCAACCTGGAGGAACACGACATGAAGCTGCTCAGCCGGAAGTCGATCACCGCCGCGGCCGCGGTAGCTGTCCTGGGTGGTCTTTCCATCGCCGCTGTGCCGTCACAGGCGACCCCGCCCACAACGGGGCAGCGGTCCACAGCGACACGGCCGCCCCTACCCTGACCGCACGCCAACTGGCGAAGCTGCCGCTCACCGACCGCCACCTGACCAAGCACGAGAAGGCCAACCTCGCGATCGTCCTGCGCGATTACTACGTGGCGGAGGGCAGCCACATCGACGTCCCGACGTTCGTCAACAGCTTCACCAAGGACGGCGTCTTCAACGACATGGTCGCCGGCCAGGCCTATCGGGGGGAGGCGCTCGGCAGCGTGCTGCCCTACATGAAGGGCCTCTTCTCCAATGTTCACCGTGACCTCAAGCGCATCACCGTGAACGGCGACGTGGTCAGCATCGAGCTGTCGATCCAGGGCACGTTCGATGGGCAACTCGCGTCGCCGACGGGCGGCGTCGTCAAGGGGAACGGCCACAAGGTCGACGCGCCGACTGCCGACTTCTGGTACCTGAAGAACGGCAAGGTCAAGACGTTCAACTGCTTCGTCGGGTACTCGAAGATGTACCACGACATGGGCGTGGACTTCGACTGGGCCTCGGCGGTCAACAAGCACTGA
- a CDS encoding FG-GAP repeat domain-containing protein, with product MWRYDGTATGKFKSRVKVFNDCGPSYNVIVGVGDITGDGRADIVSRDTSGTVWRNNGNGKGSFGGRTRIATGWQGYKGLF from the coding sequence GTGTGGCGCTACGACGGCACCGCGACCGGCAAGTTCAAGAGCCGCGTGAAGGTCTTCAACGACTGCGGCCCGTCGTACAACGTGATCGTGGGGGTGGGCGACATCACCGGCGACGGCAGGGCTGACATCGTCTCCCGCGACACCTCCGGCACCGTCTGGCGCAACAACGGCAACGGCAAGGGCTCCTTCGGCGGCCGTACGAGGATCGCCACTGGCTGGCAGGGGTACAAGGGCCTGTTCTGA